One stretch of Amycolatopsis tolypomycina DNA includes these proteins:
- a CDS encoding putative Ig domain-containing protein has protein sequence MLPAVLGVAIGLLGTVAVATPAQAAAVCGDQLVGNGGFESGTTPWTQTSSVITAATTAQPAHGGTMLARLDGTGSTHTDTLSQSLTLPAGCASATLSWWQHIDTKETTTSTKYDKLVVQAGSDTLASYSNLDKNTGYVQRTVDVSRYLGRTVTLKITGTEDSSLATNFVLDDFSLTTAGSAQSPVVTSPGAQTGAVGQAASLQIQASDPQGDALTYSATGLPTGLAIGASTGKITGTPTTAGTSSVTVTATDPAGNSGSATFTWTISAAPADSARTPINPAYTVNLTSNTAGDTWTGHQSVSFTNSSATALPEVYLRLWDNYHGACPTTPITVTNVTGGTPSALSVNCTAMKITLPAPLAQGQSATIGFDLKIVVPSGADRFGHDGAYNMIGNALPVLAVRDGAGWHLDPYTNNGESFYTVIGDFDVTLVHPASLLTPATGTSTETTSGTTTTTHAVAAKVRDFAWAAGPFAKISTTSGKGVRVNVYSVSGISTSSANSMLSLAADSVDVHSGRFGDYPYGELDVVLDNNFWFGGMEYPGFVLDLVSNVALPHEIAHQWFYGIVGDDEYTSPWLDESFTDYATDLYRGITGSGCGITWQSSAEKLTNSMAYWDAHSSRYSTVVYNYGKCTLHDLRRLIGDTAMANLLKSYAQSHWYGVSTTAEFKAAAQAAAGSTDLTSFWAAHRVEG, from the coding sequence GTGCTTCCTGCCGTGCTCGGCGTCGCCATCGGCCTGCTGGGCACCGTCGCCGTCGCCACGCCGGCCCAGGCCGCCGCGGTGTGCGGCGACCAGCTCGTCGGCAACGGCGGGTTCGAGAGCGGCACCACGCCGTGGACCCAGACCAGCAGCGTGATCACCGCGGCCACCACGGCGCAACCCGCGCACGGCGGGACGATGCTCGCCCGGCTGGACGGCACCGGCAGCACGCACACCGACACCCTGTCCCAGTCCCTGACGCTCCCGGCGGGCTGCGCGTCGGCGACGCTGTCGTGGTGGCAGCACATCGACACCAAGGAGACGACCACCAGCACGAAGTACGACAAGCTCGTCGTGCAGGCGGGCTCCGACACCCTGGCGAGCTATTCGAACCTGGACAAGAACACCGGCTACGTCCAGCGCACCGTCGACGTCTCCCGCTACCTCGGCCGGACGGTGACGCTGAAGATCACCGGCACCGAGGATTCCAGCCTGGCCACCAACTTCGTCCTCGACGACTTCTCTCTGACCACCGCGGGGTCCGCGCAGTCTCCGGTCGTGACCTCACCTGGCGCCCAGACCGGCGCGGTCGGTCAGGCCGCGTCGCTGCAGATCCAGGCGAGCGACCCGCAGGGCGACGCGCTCACCTACAGCGCCACCGGCCTGCCCACGGGACTCGCGATCGGCGCGAGCACGGGCAAGATCACCGGCACGCCGACGACCGCGGGCACGTCCTCGGTGACCGTGACGGCGACGGACCCGGCAGGCAACAGCGGCAGCGCCACCTTCACGTGGACGATCTCGGCCGCGCCCGCCGACTCGGCCCGCACGCCGATCAACCCCGCCTACACGGTGAACCTGACGTCGAACACGGCGGGCGACACGTGGACCGGGCACCAGAGTGTCAGCTTCACCAACAGCTCGGCGACCGCGCTGCCCGAGGTGTACCTGCGGCTCTGGGACAACTACCACGGCGCCTGCCCGACGACGCCGATCACGGTCACGAACGTCACCGGCGGCACGCCGTCCGCGCTGAGCGTGAACTGCACGGCCATGAAGATCACGCTGCCCGCTCCCCTGGCCCAGGGCCAGTCGGCGACCATCGGCTTCGACCTGAAGATCGTGGTGCCCAGCGGCGCCGACCGGTTCGGCCACGACGGCGCCTACAACATGATCGGCAACGCACTGCCGGTGCTCGCGGTCCGCGACGGCGCGGGCTGGCACCTCGACCCGTACACGAACAACGGCGAGTCGTTCTACACGGTGATCGGCGACTTCGACGTCACGCTCGTGCACCCGGCGTCGCTGCTCACCCCGGCCACCGGCACGTCGACCGAGACGACCAGCGGCACGACGACCACCACGCACGCGGTGGCGGCGAAGGTCCGCGACTTCGCCTGGGCCGCCGGGCCGTTCGCGAAGATCAGCACGACGTCCGGCAAGGGCGTGCGGGTCAACGTCTACTCGGTCAGCGGGATTTCGACGAGCAGCGCGAACTCGATGCTGTCGCTGGCCGCGGACTCCGTCGACGTCCACTCGGGCCGCTTCGGCGACTACCCGTACGGCGAGCTGGACGTGGTGCTGGACAACAACTTCTGGTTCGGCGGCATGGAGTACCCCGGCTTCGTGCTCGACCTGGTGTCGAACGTGGCGCTGCCGCACGAGATCGCCCACCAGTGGTTCTACGGGATCGTCGGTGACGACGAGTACACCTCCCCGTGGCTGGACGAGAGCTTCACCGACTACGCCACCGACCTCTACCGCGGCATCACCGGCAGCGGCTGCGGCATCACGTGGCAGTCGAGCGCGGAGAAGCTGACCAACTCGATGGCCTACTGGGACGCGCATTCGTCCCGGTACTCGACGGTGGTCTACAACTACGGCAAGTGCACCCTGCACGACCTGCGGCGGCTGATCGGCGACACGGCGATGGCGAACCTGCTGAAGTCGTACGCGCAGTCGCACTGGTACGGCGTGTCGACCACGGCGGAGTTCAAGGCCGCGGCGCAGGCGGCCGCCGGCTCGACCGACCTCACGTCGTTCTGGGCCGCGCACCGCGTCGAGGGGTAA